The Candida orthopsilosis Co 90-125, chromosome 3 draft sequence sequence TTGGGTTAATGGTAGAGTTAGTGGTGCTGTGTACCACggtggtgatgatttattAAAATTACAGCTGGAAGCTTATCATAAATATAGTGTGGCTAATCAGTTACATCCCGATGTTTTCCCCGGTGTTAGAAAAATGGAGGCAGAAGTAGTAGCTATGGTATTGAATATCTTTAACGCTCCAGAGGGTGCATGTGGTTGTACTACGTCTGGTGGAACAGAGTCCTTATTATTGGCAGGATTGGCAGCACGAGAACATGCAAGAAAATACAAGGGCATAACTGCACCTGAAGTTATTGCACCAATTACAGTGCATGCCggtattgaaaaagcttGTTATTATTTTGGAATGAAACTTCACAAGGTTGACTTGGATCTAAAGACGTACAAAGTCGATGTTGGCAAGGTGAAACGATTGATTAATAAAAATACAGTGCTCCTTGTTGGTTCAGCTCCTAATTACCCTCATGGcattattgatgatattgaagcATTGTCGAAACTTGCTGTAAAACATGATATTCCTTTGCATGTAGATGCTTGTCTTGGATCATTTATTGTGACCTTTTTGGAATCTTCCAAAGTTCATGGATCAAAGAAATTGccattgtttgattttagaGTGCCAGGAGTCACTTCCATCTCTTGTGACACACACAAGTACGGTTTTGCTCCAAAAGGTTCATCGATTATTATGTACAGATCACCAAAAATGCGGGAGTGCCAATATTACATTTCAAGTGATTGGACGGGTGGTATGTATGGATCACCCACATTAGCTGGCTCAAGGCCTGGTGCATTAATGGTTGGTTGTTGGGCCACATTGGTACATATAGGAAGAGATGGATATAAGAAAAACTGCTTTGATATTGTGAGCGCCACTATGAAACTCAGAAAGGCCATAGAAACCGATCCAATTTTGTCTAAATACTTGGAAGTTATAGGAGATCCATTGGGTTCAGTTATCGCCTTCAAAGTGAAATCAAGTCAAGCCGataatttgtcaatttacGAGTTGAGTGATTTATTAGGTAAGAAGGGATGGCACTTTGCTACCTTACAACATCCTGCTGCTTTACATTTTGCCCTCACAAGATTAACAGTACCAGTcattgatgagttgattgatgaCCTTGTCTCTTGTACTGAGAAGGCGGTTGCTTATGTGAAAGAGCATGGTAAAACTACAGGCGACACAGCGGCAATGTATGGTATTGCGGGAAGTATTCATACTTCTGGATTGGCTGACAAGTTGATTACTGCATTTTTAGACACCATGTATAAAACATAGATTAGATTAGTTGAACTTTGCAATAGATCTcgtaaattgaaaacattgtATTTGCATGTCATATAAACGCGCATTCTTCTTCCCAATTAGGTAATCTTAAAAATGACTAACCGCTGTAATGACTAAATTGATAAGGCaccaaaaaaacaattagaaaaaagaaaaaaatatgccaacaaaagaacaacaGTGGTGAAACACATTCTTTAAAGAGCATATTTGTATTTACCATCACCGGACTCGACTGCTAACACAGGTTACTTTGTCGGTTACACCACCATGGTTACTTGCTCCACGTTTTCGTTCATTTCAAGCAGTTTCAGTGTCATATCTTGTACAAGTTGGATATTCGCCCAGCTTCCTCAGATAATAACCAACTACAAACTCAAATCGGCTGAGGGCATATCTCCACTGTTTCTTCTACTATGGTTTCTTGGTGACTTCCTAAGCTTTACCAGCTGTTTAATGAATGATGctgttttgaatttccaATTATACTTGAGCATCTTTTTCCTTTGCAATGATGTGACGTTATGTTTTCAAtactactactacaacAGTGTATATCCAGCCACAGTACCAACAATTTATCAGCCTGTGGATCCGGTTGTGCGAGAAGAGGTGACAGATAATAAAGATGTGTCGATACATGGTGAGGGTTTGCATATTAAACGCAAACATGGTAGAGAATACCCATCACTCAATGATGGTAGTGCGTCAAGTAGCTATGATTCTACTGAGGAGTCTAGTTCcatgttgaaaaatgtcGCAGTAGCTGCGGTTTTAAACAGTGGTAGAGCAAGTGCATTACTGATAAGCTCGGACTCCACTAATACAGCAGTAACTTCATGGGGACTTGTACTAGCATGGGGGTGTACATTAGTCTACTGCAGCTCAAGGTGTCCACAATTGTATAAAAACTACAAACGAAAGTCTGTCGAAGGTATATCTCCAATGCTTTTCGGTTCCGCATTATTGGGCAACTTAGCCTACACATTATCAATACTAACAAGTTGTGCTTTTGTATTCGGTGATGATCGGACTGACTTTATATACAAGGAGTTACCGTACATTATAGGGAGCTCAGGaacaattgtatttgatgcAGCTTATTTTTATCAGAAATATTTATATCGTAACAATGGAAAAAACACTTCGGCAATGTTATTAGAGCCATGGGAAGAGATAGGGCACAATTTAAGGGTGGGGATATAGATTTTATATGGGATTAGATTTGATATTCAATGCATTCTTATAGACAACGTACAAAAAATTAGcagtaaaaaaaaatttcagtCTCAGTTCGTAAGACCTGACTAACTGCAACAATATGCTTCGATTTCAGTATTTATCTCAATATGTAATAGTTCATGGTAGAGGCAGGATACGATATTGGCAGTGGAATGCACCTCGAACCCACTTTACTACTAGTTCACTGGTGTTGCacaattcaataaatgaaTTTACACTACACCCACAAATACCGAAACcaaatgataaatttgcAGCAATAGTGGACATTCCACCTGATATTTTTCCACACCCATTGCAACTGATGGACACTCAAAGACTTCAGCAATTTACAAAGAGAGAACTTCGATATCTAAGTGGAATTGAATACAACTCGACGGAGGAAAAAGCCAATGCTTGTTTCACCATATCAACGGCTATAAAAGATCTCATACCTTCCAACCCAAAGCAGGCTAGCCGGATCTATCATTTATTGacagatgaagaaatgaAAAGCTTGGTATTTCGAAATGTCATCGAATCTTTATCTGGAGAAGAGACTTCCAAAGTGTACATGCGGTTCAATGCAGAGCCAACAGCATATGAAACAAAGGCTAGCTTTTTAAAAGctcttttgaatttattgaagtCTGACGTGACATCCAAGCAAAAGTCAAAGATGTTGTTTGAGTACTTTGAAAGGATATCCCAGACCGAGATGGTCAATTCAAAGCCCATCCTACTTGATACCAAAATCTTTCGTACTATACTTGAGATCATCGGAGAACGCAACCATTCAGATCTTTATTCATACTTGCTACATCTAAATATACGACCGAAATCAGAATCTGTGTTTAAGAAATTTCGTGGTAGtcttttgatgatttctcCACGATCACAATTTATTGCCAATACTGGATACATCAACCCCAAATGGTACGATTTGAATCAAACGAAGTTTAATCCAACACATACAGCACGAATAATTGAATTTTACTCATTTTTCGAATTGAATGCAATCCATAACCACTATGTTCACCACAGTGATCCTGCAAGAGCTTCACTATTTTTGAGTTTCATGGTGGCCAAACTTGAAAGAGAAGGTAGACGTGAACTAGCCAGGGATCCTGAGTCTTTCACCAAGCATCGAGTGCTGGTGATTCTCAAATGCGTACTCAACTTAATCATCAGATTCAAGAATGTATCAAGTGCAACACAGGTTTTAAAATTCATGAAAGACGAGAACTTCAATGTGGAACTAGAAAGTCTTGTGCTCTTGCTCAGAATGCTAAGGCAAGCAAAGGAGTACGATCAATTTGTAACAGTTCTTACAGGAATTCAACTTGATACACTAAAACGAAATGAACGGAATATCATTGTCGATGAGatattgttattgatgaGAGACAAATTTTGCTCCTCTCCCAAAGTAATAATAGGGTACGTCAGTGCGTTGTTTGGAGCTCCCCAACACCAAAGATCGGGACTTTACATTTTAAATGAGCTCGGAATACTTAGTTACCCTTATGAGTCTACAATTGCTTCGAAAATTACTTCCACTCAAGTGGTGCAACCTGCAACTGTTGAcgataaattgaaaaattcgAACTTGACCAGTAGGGGGTTGTCTTATGTATATCAAGTTTTGTTCAACTCGATGGAAAAGAGCCAGAGGCACAATGCATCGGTCATTAAGAAGTACTTTCAGCTATATGTTAATTACATGTCCgaaaatttattaaacGAGCCAGATGATAAACCATTGGGAgtttttctccaatttctATTTTACACTAATGAAGATGCAGAACGAGATTCAATTGTGCCTTCTGGTAACTACTACCTAGCAAAGACAATCTTTGAGTATTACAAGActttaaaattgaatggaAATCAGATAACATCTGCAACTTTACAAAAGCTTTCGAGAGATGCGATAACTAAATTCAACGATATTGCATTTGCAACAGACGTAATACGCTTTGCAAGAGATAAAGGAAAAATGCTTACATTCCATCAAATCTTTCCATTCATTAAGAAAGCTGATGAAAATCGTGATTCgaaaaagtttgaatt is a genomic window containing:
- a CDS encoding Dpl1 protein (S. cerevisiae homolog DPL1 has sphinganine-1-phosphate aldolase activity, has role in sphingolipid metabolic process, calcium-mediated cellular response to starvation and localizes to endoplasmic reticulum); this encodes MPPVDISFDWPKSIEEIPVVVSTLYHQFKLLILIQYFSNNDKVWGSIYLARDIFFILFVYNTVLKILQAVWGYGITGIVKTLYRSVFSCISRKFLLLPFIKSKIDKELNQTIEKIEQQVMQNDESLMQFKELPSEGLTDVVVTEELVKLQDLKHTDWVNGRVSGAVYHGGDDLLKLQSEAYHKYSVANQLHPDVFPGVRKMEAEVVAMVLNIFNAPEGACGCTTSGGTESLLLAGLAAREHARKYKGITAPEVIAPITVHAGIEKACYYFGMKLHKVDLDLKTYKVDVGKVKRLINKNTVLLVGSAPNYPHGIIDDIEALSKLAVKHDIPLHVDACLGSFIVTFLESSKVHGSKKLPLFDFRVPGVTSISCDTHKYGFAPKGSSIIMYRSPKMRECQYYISSDWTGGMYGSPTLAGSRPGALMVGCWATLVHIGRDGYKKNCFDIVSATMKLRKAIETDPILSKYLEVIGDPLGSVIAFKVKSSQADNLSIYELSDLLGKKGWHFATLQHPAALHFALTRLTVPVIDELIDDLVSCTEKAVAYVKEHGKTTGDTAAMYGIAGSIHTSGLADKLITAFLDTMYKT